One region of Paraburkholderia acidiphila genomic DNA includes:
- a CDS encoding DUF3005 domain-containing protein, which translates to MNRPDDMHKANIGDVSASPSRPRSAELHNDRTHDSSVDTDGKNREAARLAGDGYICPDEVTTSNATLVNSVPEAGDGLAGFDSRKDVHRLPIALESGYELVDLGMSAPEAPNDFFDWERDAEREAGVRRSPGRLHFALNHLRPTRVIELLRKP; encoded by the coding sequence ATGAATCGTCCCGACGACATGCATAAAGCGAATATAGGCGATGTGAGCGCGTCGCCGTCACGGCCGCGCAGCGCCGAACTCCACAACGACCGCACCCACGATAGCTCGGTCGACACCGACGGCAAGAACCGCGAAGCCGCGCGCCTCGCGGGCGATGGCTACATCTGCCCCGATGAAGTGACGACCAGCAACGCGACGCTCGTCAACAGCGTGCCCGAAGCCGGGGACGGCCTGGCGGGCTTCGACAGCCGCAAGGACGTGCACCGGTTGCCGATCGCGCTCGAGTCCGGGTACGAACTCGTCGACCTCGGCATGAGCGCGCCCGAAGCGCCCAACGACTTCTTCGACTGGGAGCGTGACGCCGAGCGCGAAGCGGGTGTGCGCCGCAGCCCGGGGCGCCTGCATTTCGCGCTCAACCACCTGCGGCCGACGCGCGTGATCGAGCTGCTGCGCAAGCCCTGA
- a CDS encoding acyl-homoserine-lactone synthase, with product MQAAIRIGQRQDFDNEDINEMYRLRARVFRDRMGWDIPTIAGMEIDGYDALGPHYMLIQDGAGHVRGCWRMMPTEGPNMLRDTFPQLLQGKAAPTARNIWELSRFAIESGNDQAFGFADVTMSAMRAVVSFADRSGISSYVTVTTTPMERLLRRTGIELTRLGAPMRIGVENAVALEIAMSQQTHHALFGAMAHAA from the coding sequence ATGCAAGCTGCGATACGGATCGGACAGAGACAGGACTTCGACAATGAGGACATCAACGAGATGTACCGGCTGCGCGCGCGCGTGTTCCGCGACCGCATGGGCTGGGACATTCCCACCATCGCAGGGATGGAAATCGACGGCTACGACGCGCTCGGGCCCCATTACATGCTGATTCAGGACGGCGCTGGCCACGTGCGCGGCTGCTGGCGCATGATGCCCACCGAGGGCCCCAACATGTTGCGCGATACCTTCCCGCAACTGCTGCAGGGCAAGGCCGCGCCCACGGCCCGCAACATCTGGGAACTGAGCCGCTTCGCCATCGAGTCGGGCAACGACCAGGCATTCGGCTTCGCCGACGTGACCATGAGCGCGATGCGCGCGGTCGTCTCGTTCGCCGACCGCTCGGGCATCAGCAGCTATGTGACGGTCACCACGACACCGATGGAGCGCCTGCTGCGCCGCACGGGCATCGAGCTGACGCGGCTTGGCGCGCCGATGCGTATTGGCGTGGAAAATGCCGTCGCGCTGGAAATCGCGATGAGCCAGCAAACGCACCACGCGCTGTTCGGGGCGATGGCGCACGCCGCTTGA
- a CDS encoding 3-oxoacid CoA-transferase subunit B produces the protein MKRLNRDEMAQRVAADIPEGAYVNLGIGVPTLVANHLDPSKEIFLHSENGLLGMGPAPAPGREDDELINAGKQHVTLLTGGAYFHHADSFAMMRGGHLDYCVLGAFQVSVGGDLANWHTGAPDAIPAVGGAMDLALGAKQVFVMMELLTKQGESKLVSECSYPVTGVGCVGRIYTDLAAFDVTPEGLAVREIYSDIDFDALQKLAGVPLIDATQNRRAA, from the coding sequence ATGAAACGACTGAATCGCGATGAAATGGCCCAGCGCGTGGCCGCGGACATTCCCGAAGGCGCATATGTGAATCTCGGCATCGGCGTCCCGACGCTGGTGGCCAACCACCTCGATCCGAGCAAGGAAATCTTCCTGCACAGCGAGAACGGCCTGCTCGGCATGGGCCCGGCCCCCGCACCCGGCAGGGAAGACGACGAACTCATCAACGCAGGCAAGCAGCACGTGACGCTGCTCACCGGCGGCGCCTACTTCCATCACGCGGACTCGTTCGCGATGATGCGCGGCGGTCACCTCGACTACTGCGTGCTCGGCGCGTTCCAGGTGTCGGTGGGCGGCGACCTCGCGAACTGGCACACCGGCGCGCCCGACGCGATTCCGGCAGTGGGCGGCGCGATGGACCTCGCACTCGGCGCGAAGCAGGTGTTCGTCATGATGGAACTGCTGACCAAGCAAGGCGAAAGCAAGCTCGTGAGCGAATGCTCGTACCCGGTCACGGGTGTGGGCTGCGTGGGCCGCATCTATACGGACCTCGCCGCGTTCGACGTCACGCCTGAAGGCCTCGCCGTGCGCGAGATCTATTCGGACATCGATTTCGACGCGCTGCAGAAGCTCGCCGGCGTGCCGCTGATCGACGCGACGCAAAACCGTCGCGCAGCGTAA
- the folE gene encoding GTP cyclohydrolase I FolE produces MSEEKKAGKARQRKSATNSTVVRPSRAEAEDAVRVLLRWAGDDPAREGLIDTPGRVVRAYEEFFAGYQVDPREILSRTFSEVDGYDEMIVLKDIRFESYCEHHMVPIIGRAHVAYLPEHRVVGISKLARLVDAFAKRLQIQEKMTAQIADTLNEILQPKGVGVILEAAHQCMSTRGVHKAGVEMVTSRMLGTFRTDPSTRREFLAIVGNTSSMSVANT; encoded by the coding sequence ATGAGCGAAGAAAAAAAAGCCGGAAAAGCCAGGCAACGCAAGAGCGCAACGAACTCAACCGTGGTGCGCCCGTCACGCGCCGAAGCCGAGGACGCCGTGCGCGTACTGCTGCGCTGGGCCGGGGACGACCCCGCTCGCGAAGGGCTGATCGACACGCCGGGCCGCGTCGTGCGTGCCTATGAGGAGTTCTTCGCGGGCTATCAGGTCGATCCACGCGAGATCCTGTCGCGCACCTTCTCGGAGGTGGACGGCTACGACGAAATGATCGTGTTGAAGGACATTCGCTTCGAGAGCTACTGCGAGCATCACATGGTGCCCATCATCGGGCGCGCGCACGTAGCGTATCTACCCGAGCATCGCGTGGTAGGCATCTCGAAGCTCGCGCGTCTCGTCGACGCATTCGCGAAGCGCCTGCAGATCCAGGAAAAGATGACCGCGCAGATCGCCGACACGCTCAATGAAATCCTGCAGCCCAAGGGCGTGGGCGTGATACTCGAAGCGGCGCATCAATGCATGTCCACGCGCGGCGTGCACAAGGCCGGCGTGGAGATGGTGACGTCGCGCATGCTCGGCACGTTCCGCACCGATCCTTCCACGCGCCGCGAGTTTCTTGCGATCGTCGGCAATACGAGCTCGATGAGCGTCGCGAATACCTGA
- a CDS encoding universal stress protein: MYKRILVAVDGSATSRRAFEAALDLAKAMGSTLQPYYVIENTPMYFDAPGYDPSILRNQMIAQGNELAEDMNKAMSERGVQGAMLTGEASSLDDVPTLVLNAAKTEGSDLIVMGTHGRRGFQRLILGSVAERCVRQSTLPVLLIPSAAGNAEE; this comes from the coding sequence ATGTATAAACGCATCCTTGTCGCCGTCGACGGCAGCGCCACATCGCGCCGCGCCTTCGAAGCCGCGCTCGACCTGGCGAAGGCCATGGGCTCGACCCTGCAGCCGTATTACGTGATCGAGAACACGCCGATGTATTTCGACGCGCCCGGCTACGATCCGTCGATCCTGCGCAACCAGATGATCGCGCAGGGCAACGAACTTGCGGAAGACATGAACAAGGCCATGAGCGAGCGAGGCGTGCAAGGCGCCATGCTCACGGGCGAAGCGTCCTCGCTCGACGACGTCCCGACGCTCGTGCTCAACGCCGCGAAGACCGAAGGCTCCGATCTGATCGTGATGGGCACGCACGGCCGCCGCGGCTTCCAGCGCCTCATTCTCGGCAGCGTGGCCGAGCGCTGCGTGCGGCAGTCCACCCTGCCCGTGCTCCTCATCCCGTCAGCCGCGGGAAATGCCGAAGAGTAG
- a CDS encoding helix-turn-helix domain-containing protein yields the protein MELMSNQWHSGANTMSSSGDLSSVVDRVLIIAYRKKKKESQRRFWARFGVTQSRGSRFESGAEIPPPVSILLGLYFNKTISDGDLGRAERVLRGEAPMVLSPGQ from the coding sequence ATGGAACTTATGAGCAATCAATGGCACTCGGGTGCGAACACCATGTCGTCCTCCGGAGATCTGTCTTCGGTCGTCGACCGCGTCCTGATCATTGCTTATCGGAAGAAGAAGAAAGAAAGCCAGCGCCGCTTCTGGGCGCGTTTCGGCGTGACGCAGTCGCGCGGCAGCCGGTTCGAGTCGGGCGCGGAGATTCCGCCGCCGGTGTCGATCCTGCTCGGGCTGTATTTCAACAAGACGATTTCGGACGGCGACCTTGGCCGTGCCGAGCGCGTGTTGCGCGGCGAAGCACCGATGGTGCTTAGCCCGGGTCAATAA
- a CDS encoding MFS transporter, with the protein MLGIGLVNMLVALDQTVVSTALPSIVAELHGFEFYAWIASAYLLASVVTVPVFGRLGDYFGRKRFVIAAVIVFTVASVLCGLATDMRFLAAARALQGIGGGMMVGTAFASIPDLFPDPRARVRWQVVMAAAYGIGTAAGPSLGGWLSEHFGWRSTFLVNLPVGVLALYFIWAHLPRYQPARTGEVRIDWTGAALVALVLGAFQTLIEAVPKSGLTTGNAMLAVAVLAGAALLLACERRATHPIIPLDLFRDPQLVTLFTLSTLSGFVMFSLIFFAPLLLQGGFGLSPQQAGLLATPIAACIALGSLINTRIVIRLRKPTTILTVGFSLLVAASAGLAFASRNTEHLWLELAMSAVGIGLGFILNNLNVFGQEIAGRERFGITTALLQSTRMVGGMLGTSVVATIVNHRYAAGVGDALAVIGAPLQQRWQPQLADPRVLIDPSLREGLVAQMKAAGLDGAALIDAVRHVLVDAIHLGIGLTGCAALAAALCVGRISHIRFGRSAAAAQKSGEARAGEVKAD; encoded by the coding sequence ATGCTCGGCATCGGCCTCGTCAACATGCTCGTCGCACTCGATCAAACCGTTGTCAGCACCGCTTTGCCCTCGATCGTCGCCGAACTGCACGGCTTCGAGTTCTATGCGTGGATCGCGAGCGCCTACCTGCTGGCCTCGGTCGTGACGGTGCCCGTATTTGGCCGGCTCGGCGACTACTTTGGCCGCAAGCGCTTCGTCATTGCCGCCGTGATCGTGTTTACGGTGGCCTCCGTGCTGTGCGGGCTCGCGACCGACATGCGCTTTCTCGCAGCGGCGCGCGCGCTGCAGGGCATTGGCGGCGGGATGATGGTGGGTACGGCGTTCGCCTCGATTCCCGATCTCTTTCCCGACCCGCGCGCGCGGGTCCGCTGGCAGGTCGTCATGGCGGCCGCCTACGGCATCGGCACCGCGGCGGGACCGTCGCTGGGCGGCTGGCTCAGCGAGCACTTTGGCTGGCGCTCGACCTTTCTCGTCAATCTGCCGGTTGGCGTGCTTGCCCTTTATTTCATCTGGGCGCATCTGCCGCGCTACCAGCCGGCGCGCACCGGCGAAGTGCGCATCGACTGGACGGGTGCCGCGCTCGTCGCGCTGGTGCTGGGCGCTTTCCAGACCTTGATCGAGGCGGTGCCCAAGAGCGGCTTGACGACCGGCAACGCCATGCTGGCAGTGGCGGTACTCGCGGGCGCGGCGCTCCTGCTCGCCTGCGAACGCCGCGCGACGCACCCGATCATCCCGCTTGATCTGTTCCGCGACCCGCAGCTAGTCACGTTGTTTACGCTCTCGACGCTTTCGGGCTTCGTGATGTTCTCGCTGATCTTTTTCGCGCCGCTGCTCCTGCAGGGCGGTTTCGGCCTGTCACCGCAGCAGGCGGGCTTGCTCGCCACGCCGATCGCCGCCTGTATCGCGCTAGGCAGCCTGATCAATACGCGTATCGTGATCCGGCTGCGCAAGCCCACGACGATTCTGACGGTCGGCTTCAGTCTGCTGGTCGCGGCTTCCGCCGGCCTTGCCTTCGCGTCCCGAAACACGGAGCACCTCTGGCTCGAGCTGGCGATGTCGGCCGTGGGTATCGGGCTCGGCTTCATCCTGAACAATCTGAACGTATTCGGCCAGGAGATCGCCGGGCGGGAGCGTTTCGGCATCACGACCGCCTTGCTGCAATCCACGCGCATGGTGGGCGGCATGCTCGGCACCAGCGTCGTGGCGACGATCGTCAACCATCGCTATGCGGCTGGCGTGGGGGACGCGCTGGCGGTGATCGGCGCGCCGCTGCAGCAGCGCTGGCAACCTCAGCTCGCCGACCCGCGCGTGCTGATCGACCCGTCGCTGCGCGAGGGCCTCGTTGCGCAGATGAAGGCGGCGGGGCTCGACGGCGCGGCGCTGATCGATGCCGTGCGCCACGTGCTGGTGGACGCGATCCATCTGGGGATCGGCCTGACCGGCTGCGCGGCGCTCGCGGCGGCGCTGTGCGTGGGGCGGATTTCCCACATCCGCTTCGGGCGTAGCGCTGCGGCGGCGCAGAAAAGCGGCGAAGCGAGAGCCGGCGAGGTCAAGGCCGATTGA
- a CDS encoding 3-oxoacid CoA-transferase subunit A: protein MINKIFDSLQAAVADVHDGAKVMIGGFGTAGMPAELIDALIEQGARDLTIVNNNAGNGDIGLAALLKAKRVRKIICSFPRQTDSYVFDALYRAGEIELELVPQGNLAERIRAAGAGIGGFFTPTGYGTKLAEGKETRLIDGRHYVLEAPLHADFALIKAYKGDRWGNLVYRKTARNFGPIMASAAKVAIAQVSEVVALGELDPEVIVTPGIFVQRVVEVPQAAHQAHEQHGGQAA, encoded by the coding sequence ATGATCAACAAGATTTTCGACTCGCTTCAAGCCGCCGTGGCCGATGTGCATGACGGCGCCAAGGTGATGATCGGCGGCTTCGGCACGGCCGGTATGCCCGCCGAACTGATCGACGCGCTCATCGAGCAGGGCGCGCGCGACCTCACCATCGTCAACAACAACGCAGGTAACGGCGACATCGGCCTGGCCGCGCTGCTCAAGGCGAAGCGCGTGCGCAAGATCATCTGCTCGTTCCCGCGCCAGACCGACTCGTATGTGTTCGACGCGCTTTATCGCGCCGGCGAAATCGAGCTCGAACTCGTGCCGCAGGGCAATCTGGCCGAGCGCATCCGCGCCGCGGGCGCCGGCATCGGCGGCTTCTTCACGCCCACGGGCTACGGCACGAAGCTGGCCGAAGGCAAGGAAACGCGTCTGATCGACGGCCGCCACTATGTGCTCGAAGCGCCGCTGCACGCCGACTTCGCGCTCATCAAGGCGTATAAGGGCGATCGCTGGGGCAACCTCGTCTATCGCAAGACGGCGCGCAACTTCGGCCCGATCATGGCGAGCGCGGCGAAGGTCGCCATTGCCCAGGTTTCGGAAGTCGTGGCGCTCGGCGAACTCGATCCTGAAGTGATCGTGACCCCCGGCATTTTCGTGCAGCGCGTCGTGGAAGTGCCGCAAGCGGCCCATCAAGCGCACGAGCAGCATGGCGGCCAGGCAGCCTGA
- a CDS encoding 3-carboxy-cis,cis-muconate cycloisomerase gives MIERLTSLICGTEPMNALWSPEATLQRMLDVEAALARASAAHGVIPQSAVAAIVEACAADQLDAPALARDAALGGNLAIPLVKQLTARVKAADPEAAKYVHWGATSQDIIDTATVLQLRDALALIERGIDALCATLADLARTHRATPAVGRTWLQQALPITLGLKFAQWLDAMLRHRERLAALRERALVLQFGGAAGTLASLRDAAPKVSAALAQELGLASPALPWHTQRDRIAEAASFFGMLIGTLGKIARDISLQMQTEVGELGEPAAAGKGGSSTMPHKRNPVGCAAVLTAATRAPGLVATVFAGMVQEHERALGGWQAEWDALPDLARLAGGALAQIEQITAGLEVRPERLAANLDITHGLILGEAVMLALGDQIGRLDAHHLVEHASKSAVQSGRTLYEVLAADPAVTRHLDEARLKALLDPANYVGQAHAFVDAVVASYEASAGQRTSH, from the coding sequence ATGATTGAACGCCTCACGAGCCTGATCTGCGGGACCGAGCCGATGAATGCGCTCTGGTCTCCCGAAGCCACGCTGCAGCGCATGCTGGACGTCGAAGCGGCGCTCGCGCGCGCCAGCGCTGCGCATGGCGTGATTCCGCAGTCGGCCGTGGCCGCGATCGTCGAGGCGTGCGCGGCGGACCAGCTCGACGCGCCGGCGCTCGCACGCGACGCCGCGCTGGGCGGCAATCTGGCGATCCCGCTCGTCAAGCAGCTCACGGCGCGCGTGAAGGCCGCCGACCCCGAAGCCGCCAAATACGTTCACTGGGGCGCGACGAGCCAGGACATCATCGATACGGCCACCGTGCTGCAGTTGCGCGACGCATTGGCGCTGATCGAGCGTGGCATCGATGCGCTCTGCGCGACGCTCGCGGACCTCGCGCGCACGCATCGCGCGACGCCGGCAGTGGGGCGCACGTGGCTCCAGCAGGCGCTGCCGATCACGCTCGGCTTGAAGTTCGCGCAATGGCTCGACGCCATGCTGCGCCATCGTGAACGCCTCGCCGCGCTGCGCGAGCGCGCGCTCGTGCTGCAGTTCGGCGGCGCGGCCGGCACGCTCGCGAGCTTGCGCGACGCCGCGCCGAAGGTGAGCGCCGCGCTCGCGCAAGAACTCGGTCTCGCGTCGCCTGCCTTGCCGTGGCACACGCAGCGCGACCGCATCGCCGAAGCCGCGTCGTTCTTCGGCATGCTCATCGGCACGCTCGGCAAGATCGCGCGTGACATCTCCCTGCAGATGCAGACTGAAGTCGGTGAGCTGGGCGAGCCGGCAGCGGCGGGCAAGGGCGGTTCGTCGACCATGCCGCACAAGCGCAATCCCGTGGGTTGCGCCGCCGTCCTGACGGCTGCCACGCGCGCGCCCGGCCTCGTCGCGACCGTGTTCGCGGGCATGGTTCAGGAACACGAGCGCGCGCTCGGCGGCTGGCAGGCGGAGTGGGACGCGCTGCCCGATCTCGCGCGTCTCGCTGGCGGCGCGCTCGCGCAGATCGAGCAGATCACCGCCGGGCTCGAAGTGCGGCCCGAGCGTCTCGCGGCGAATCTCGACATCACGCACGGCCTTATTCTCGGCGAAGCCGTGATGCTCGCGCTCGGCGACCAGATCGGGCGCCTGGACGCGCACCATCTCGTTGAGCACGCATCGAAATCGGCGGTGCAAAGCGGCCGCACGCTGTACGAAGTGCTGGCGGCGGATCCCGCCGTTACCCGACACCTGGACGAAGCGCGCCTCAAGGCGCTGCTCGATCCGGCCAACTACGTGGGACAGGCGCACGCTTTCGTCGACGCGGTAGTCGCGTCGTACGAAGCGAGCGCCGGGCAACGCACGTCCCACTGA
- the epsC gene encoding serine O-acetyltransferase EpsC, with amino-acid sequence MSKAASPDWGLEQIVADLRASREERHRTRHPLGIRELPSRDAVVNIVAGLRAALFPTHYGAPDLTDESIDYYVGHTLDSTLRLLAEQIRRALRFLPENSQASDDELRMRAFEVAREFGRQLPDIRALLVSDIQAAFTGDPAAQHITEILLCYPGVWAMTHHRLAHALYRLGVPLLARFINEIAHSATGIDIHPGAQIGSSFFIDHGTGVVIGETAIIGERVRVYQTVTLGAKSFAADLDGTLVKGNARHPIVEDDVVIYAGATILGRVTIGRGSVIGGNVWLTHSVPPGSSVRQGKIREIERGDESPMK; translated from the coding sequence ATGTCCAAAGCTGCTTCCCCCGACTGGGGCCTGGAACAGATCGTCGCCGATCTGCGTGCGTCGCGTGAAGAACGGCATCGCACGCGCCATCCACTCGGTATCCGCGAATTGCCGTCGCGCGATGCGGTCGTCAACATCGTGGCCGGCCTGCGTGCCGCGCTCTTTCCCACGCATTACGGCGCGCCCGACCTGACCGACGAAAGTATCGACTACTACGTCGGTCACACGCTCGACAGCACCTTGCGGCTGCTGGCCGAGCAGATTCGCCGCGCGTTGCGCTTCCTGCCGGAAAACTCGCAGGCCAGCGACGACGAACTGCGCATGCGCGCGTTCGAAGTCGCGCGCGAGTTCGGCCGGCAACTGCCCGATATTCGCGCGCTGCTCGTGAGCGACATTCAGGCGGCGTTCACGGGCGATCCGGCCGCGCAGCACATTACCGAAATCCTGCTGTGCTACCCAGGCGTGTGGGCCATGACGCATCATCGGCTCGCGCATGCGTTGTACCGCCTCGGCGTGCCGCTGCTCGCGCGTTTCATCAATGAGATCGCGCACTCGGCAACGGGCATCGATATTCACCCGGGCGCGCAGATCGGCTCGAGTTTCTTCATCGATCACGGCACGGGCGTCGTGATCGGCGAGACGGCGATCATCGGCGAGCGCGTTCGCGTGTATCAGACCGTGACGCTCGGTGCGAAGAGCTTTGCCGCCGACCTCGACGGGACGCTCGTGAAGGGCAACGCGCGCCATCCGATCGTCGAGGACGACGTGGTGATCTACGCGGGCGCGACGATTCTCGGCCGCGTGACGATCGGGCGCGGCTCGGTGATTGGCGGCAACGTGTGGCTCACGCACAGCGTGCCGCCGGGCAGCAGCGTGCGCCAGGGCAAGATTCGCGAGATCGAGCGGGGCGACGAAAGCCCGATGAAGTGA
- a CDS encoding helix-turn-helix transcriptional regulator has translation MSPVLDAPEEAAWFDAVAKLASSWGFSQLMLAILPRPGMRLEDAFIRTNYSAAWRQTYNDHGMAYFDPTVSHCTTRSAPLIWSPELFATEQQQSMYEEARSYGLRAGITLPIHGPRQEVGMLCFVNDANPTDHFWDDVNRALPNLVLLRDLVLDTSQRHLNDHAQSLIPKLTPREKECLKWTALGKSTWEISHILNCSEAVVNFHMKNIRGKFGVNSRRAAAVIATQMGLIDPG, from the coding sequence ATGTCGCCCGTGCTCGACGCGCCCGAAGAGGCAGCGTGGTTCGACGCGGTGGCGAAGCTCGCCAGTTCGTGGGGATTCAGCCAGCTCATGCTGGCTATCTTGCCGCGCCCGGGCATGAGGCTCGAGGACGCGTTCATCCGCACGAACTATTCGGCCGCCTGGCGGCAGACGTACAACGACCACGGCATGGCCTACTTCGACCCTACCGTGTCGCATTGCACAACGCGTTCGGCGCCGCTCATCTGGTCGCCGGAGCTTTTCGCGACCGAGCAGCAACAATCGATGTATGAGGAGGCCCGCTCGTACGGGCTGCGCGCGGGCATTACCCTGCCGATCCATGGTCCGCGCCAGGAAGTCGGCATGTTGTGTTTCGTCAACGACGCCAATCCCACCGACCATTTCTGGGACGACGTGAACCGCGCGTTGCCGAATCTCGTGCTGCTGCGCGACCTCGTGCTGGACACGAGTCAGCGGCACCTGAACGACCACGCCCAGTCGCTGATTCCCAAGCTCACGCCACGGGAAAAGGAATGCCTCAAGTGGACTGCGCTAGGCAAGTCCACTTGGGAAATTTCTCACATCCTGAATTGCTCCGAGGCCGTCGTGAACTTCCACATGAAGAACATTCGCGGGAAGTTCGGCGTCAACTCACGGCGGGCGGCCGCCGTGATTGCGACACAGATGGGTCTTATTGACCCGGGCTAA
- a CDS encoding helix-turn-helix domain-containing protein has protein sequence MLNPTVVSHTTVRRSNRTPVAAPRTSTRCSVCAMRHLCMPQGLTLDDLPKLEALICSARSVRRGEAVYRAGDAFDNLYVARSGSLKTVMAHRDGREQVTGLRLAGDPLGIDGISTGFHTCSAVALEDSSVCIIPYSALKHLCRETGAMQDRLHRLMSEQLIRESSQMMVLGSLSADERVAAFLLDVSERNGQRGYSHAEFNLRMTREDMGSYLGMTLETVSRTLSRFQKRGLIDAQGKLIRIIDLEGLRHL, from the coding sequence ATGCTGAATCCTACCGTCGTTTCCCATACCACTGTGCGCCGCAGCAATCGCACGCCCGTGGCGGCACCGCGCACGTCCACGCGCTGTTCGGTTTGCGCCATGCGGCACCTGTGCATGCCCCAGGGCCTCACCCTCGACGACCTGCCCAAACTCGAAGCCTTGATCTGCTCCGCGCGCAGTGTGCGGCGCGGCGAAGCCGTGTACCGCGCCGGCGACGCGTTCGACAATCTCTACGTCGCGCGCTCCGGCTCGCTCAAGACGGTCATGGCGCACCGCGACGGCCGCGAGCAGGTCACCGGCCTGCGTCTGGCCGGCGACCCGCTCGGTATCGACGGCATCAGCACCGGCTTCCACACCTGCAGCGCCGTGGCGCTCGAAGACAGCTCGGTCTGCATCATTCCCTACTCGGCGCTCAAGCATTTGTGCCGCGAAACCGGCGCCATGCAAGACCGGCTGCACCGCCTCATGAGCGAGCAGCTTATCCGCGAATCGTCGCAAATGATGGTGCTCGGCTCGCTTTCCGCCGACGAACGCGTCGCCGCCTTTCTGCTGGACGTCTCCGAACGCAATGGCCAGCGCGGGTACTCACATGCGGAGTTCAACCTGCGCATGACGCGTGAGGACATGGGCAGCTATCTCGGCATGACGCTCGAAACGGTGAGCCGCACCCTGTCGAGATTTCAAAAGCGCGGCCTGATCGACGCACAGGGCAAACTGATCCGCATTATCGATCTCGAAGGCCTGCGGCATCTGTAA
- a CDS encoding LysR family transcriptional regulator, which yields MQDLDLNLIPFLVAMEETRNVSRAAERLGVSQPRVSTALGKLREYFGDPLFVRTSRGMEPTPRALGLIPAARDALVRIEKGMLQAQDFDPATSTHTFSIALSDVGEIVFLPRLLQVFAERAPEANLRSVSLPPSQVERGLESGDIDLAVGYFPDLGGNNFFQQRLFTHRFICMMRSGHPLAGKAMTIEQFLAMGHAVVRAEGRSQEVLEQYLEKRRMRRRAVLETPHFMSLPFILTRSDLIATVPHAIGFAYVSEHASITLVEPPLQLPRFDLKQHWHRKYHNAPRGEWLRSVVAELFNDAMDEWPK from the coding sequence ATGCAAGACCTCGATCTGAATCTCATTCCCTTTCTCGTGGCCATGGAGGAAACGCGCAATGTGAGCCGCGCCGCCGAGCGACTCGGCGTGAGCCAGCCGCGCGTGAGCACGGCGCTCGGCAAGCTGCGCGAGTATTTCGGCGACCCGCTCTTCGTGCGCACCTCGCGCGGCATGGAGCCCACGCCACGCGCGCTCGGCCTCATTCCCGCCGCGCGCGACGCGCTGGTGCGTATCGAGAAGGGCATGCTGCAAGCGCAGGACTTCGATCCCGCCACGAGCACGCACACGTTCTCCATCGCACTCTCGGATGTCGGCGAGATCGTGTTTCTTCCCCGCCTCCTGCAGGTGTTCGCCGAGCGCGCACCGGAGGCGAACCTGCGTTCGGTGTCGTTGCCGCCAAGCCAGGTCGAGCGCGGTCTCGAGTCGGGCGACATCGATCTCGCCGTCGGCTACTTCCCCGATCTCGGTGGTAACAACTTCTTCCAGCAGCGCCTCTTCACGCACCGCTTCATCTGCATGATGCGAAGCGGACATCCGCTTGCGGGCAAAGCCATGACGATCGAGCAGTTTCTCGCCATGGGCCACGCCGTCGTGCGCGCCGAAGGGCGCAGCCAGGAAGTGCTGGAGCAGTATCTGGAGAAGCGGCGCATGCGCCGCCGCGCAGTGCTCGAAACGCCTCACTTCATGAGTCTGCCGTTCATTCTCACGCGCTCCGACCTCATCGCGACCGTGCCGCATGCGATCGGCTTCGCCTATGTGTCCGAGCACGCATCGATCACGCTCGTCGAGCCTCCGCTGCAATTGCCGCGCTTCGATCTCAAGCAGCACTGGCATCGCAAGTATCACAACGCGCCGCGCGGCGAATGGCTGCGTAGCGTCGTGGCGGAACTCTTCAACGACGCCATGGACGAATGGCCGAAATGA